From the genome of Phocoena phocoena chromosome 18, mPhoPho1.1, whole genome shotgun sequence, one region includes:
- the MLNR gene encoding LOW QUALITY PROTEIN: motilin receptor (The sequence of the model RefSeq protein was modified relative to this genomic sequence to represent the inferred CDS: inserted 3 bases in 2 codons; substituted 1 base at 1 genomic stop codon), translating into MGSAANRSDGLEGAGEPPWAELLPCDERRCSLFPLGALVPLTAVCLGLFAVVVRGNVMTVXLIGRYRDMRTTTSLYLGSMAVSDLLILLGLPFDLYRLWRSRPWVFGTLLCRLSLYVGEGCTYATLLHMTALSLDRYLAICRPLRARVLVTCRRVRAVIAALWAVALLSAGPFFFLVGVEQDPGRYAVQDLNGTAXLTPSPRASPPPPLLGSSRAPPLSPPSGPEAAAGAALFSRECRPRPAQRGALCVMLWVTTAYFFLPFLCLSVLYGLIGRELWRSRGPLRGPATSAREKGHQQAVRVLLVVFLAFIVRWLPFHAGRIIYINTKDSGMMYFSSTLTLXALQLFYLSASINPILYNLMSKKYRAAAWKLLLARRSRQRGFCRSREAEGDPGGDMAGCTETSANVQTPETGMAKHSASSHSSGT; encoded by the exons ATGGGCAGCGCCGCGAACCGCAGCGACGGCTTGGAGGGCGCAGGGGAGCCGCCGTGGGCAGAGCTGCTGCCTTGCGACGAGCGCCGTTGCTCGCTCTTCCCCCTGGGGGCGCTGGTGCCACTGACCGCCGTGTGCCTGGGCCTGTTCGCCGTCGTGGTGAGAGGCAACGTGATGACGG CGCTGATCGGGCGCTACCGGGACATGCGGACCACCACCAGCTTGTACCTGGGCAGCATGGCCGTGTCTGACCTGCTTATCCTGCTCGGGCTCCCCTTCGACCTGTACCGCCTCTGGCGCTCCCGGCCCTGGGTGTTCGGTACGCTGCTCTGCCGCCTCTCGCTCTACGTGGGCGAGGGCTGCACCTACGCCACGCTGCTGCACATGACGGCGCTCAGCCTCGACCGCTACCTCGCCATCTGTCGCCCGCTCCGGGCCCGCGTCCTCGTCACCTGCCGCCGCGTCCGCGCGGTCATTGCCGCGCTCTGGGCCGTGGCGCTGCTCTCCGCCGGGCCCTTCTTCTTTCTGGTGGGCGTCGAGCAGGACCCCGGCCGCTACGCGGTCCAGGACCTTAACGGCACCGCGTAGCTCACCCCCTCGCCCCGCGCCTCGCCGCCACCGCCACTCCTCGGGTCCTCGCGGGCGCCACCGCTGTCCCCGCCGTCGGGGCCCGAGGCGGCGGCGGGCGCGGCGCTGTTCAGCCGGGAGTGCCGGCCGAGACCGGCGCAGCGGGGCGCGCTGTGCGTCATGCTGTGGGTCACCACCGCCTACTTCTTCCTGCCCTTCCTGTGCCTCAGCGTCCTCTACGGGCTCATCGGGCGGGAGCTGTGGAGGAGCCGCGGGCCGCTGCGAGGCCCGGCCACCTCCGCTCGGGAGAAGGGACACCAGCAGGCGGTCCGCGTCCTGC TGGTGGTGTTTCTGGCATTTATAGTTCGCTGGCTGCCTTTCCACGCTGGCAGAATCATTTACATAAATACCAAAGATTCCGGGATGATGTACTTCTCTAGTACTTTAACATT TGCCCTGCAACTTTTCTATCTGAGCGCATCCATCAACCCCATCCTCTACAACCTCATGTCAAAGAAGTATAGAGCAGCGGCCTGGAAACTGCTGCTAGCCAGGCGGTCCAGACAGAGAGGTTTCTGCAGAAGCAGGGAGGCTGAAGGGGACCCTGGAGGAGACATGGCTGGCTGCACCGAGACCAGCGCTAATGTACAGACACCGGAAACCGGCATGGCCAAACACAGCGCCTCATCCCACAGCTCTGGGACTTAA